CCGCAAGCAGCCCGATCGCCCAGAGTTCCGGCAGATTGATGAGGCCGAACACCAGCGCAGTAATAAGGAGCATATACACAAATGTTCCCGTATAATCATACGGTTCACCTGCATTTTCGCGGATGTCGTGCGAGATGGAAAACCATACCGCCGCAAACGTAAACACCGACAGCACCACAACAAAGTAGAAGATGCTCTCCCATCCAAGCATCTGCGTCAGAACCCCGCCGAGGATCGGCCCTGCGGTGAGTCCGAGAAACACCGCTGACACCGCATACCCGATAACCGCTCCCCGTTTCTGCGGCGGATACACCGCGGAAAGAAGTGCAATCGAGTTGCTCGTAATTGCCGCAACACCGACACCTTCCAGAATTCTGCAGAGAATTAAAACCTCAATCGAAGGGGAATGGGGCGCAAGAACCGAAGATACCGCAAGAAGAAAAATTCCTGTCAGAAATATTTTTTTCCGGCCCACAATATCCGCAACCCGTGCGGCCGGCACCATAAACATCACGGAGCTTATCAGATAGGCCGTGGAAAGCATCGCCAGCGACTCGGCGGTTGCAACATAAGCCGCACCAATAGCAGGAATTGCCACATTCACCATCGAACCGAGAAACGGACTGAGAAACGAAGCAAGGGCTGCGGCGACCAGCACCATACGCATCTCGCGTGTGGTATACTGGTATGCCGCTGTCATAGTTCTTTGTCGGTTGGGAACGGCAATAATGGTTATCTTTTTGCCGGAACCGCAGTCCAGCCGACAACTGCCCCGGCAAAGGACAGTACCGCACCAAGGGCAAACGTCAGGTGCATTGCGGCAACAAGACCGCCGGGATTACTGCCGAGTTCCGCCCCTGCCCCCGTGAAGAGGATGATGCAGCAGGTCGCAGCGGCCATGGAGATGACCATTCCCATCTGCCGCATGGTTGCCAGAATACTGTTTGCACTGCCGCTATCACGGCGGTCTACCGAACCGAGGACGAGATTGGTGTTCGGCGCACCAAACAGCGCAATACCGAACCCGATCACCGCGAGATTGAGAGTAATCGCGGCCGGGTTGTACTCGGTTCCAATGAACCCGAACATTGCCATGCCGATACCGGTTACTACAAGACCCGTGGTCATGAGAACTCTGCCGCCGATCGTATCCGAGAGTTTGCCGGCAACCGGGGAAAATATCATCTGCACCACCGGCATGGCGATCATCACAAAACCTGCTTCCATTGGTGTCAGGGCACCGATTACCTGCAGATACAGGCTCATGAAGAAACTGACCGCAAACGTTGCACCGTAGTTGATCATGGTTGTTATGTTGGCACGGGCAAACACGCGGTTTTCGGTGAAGAGACGGACGGGAAACACCGGATAACGGGTTTTTGCCTCAAAACTGATGAAGATCAGCAGAAGAACCACACCGAAGACGAGACCTGCGACGGCAAGCGGATCGGGCAGATTGATTAAACCAAACATTAGGAAGAGCACCATCACGCCGTAGAGCACCGATCCGCGAAGATCAAACGGCTGGCCGGGCGTGGTAAACAGTTCCGCACGGATCGAGAACCGGACCATCACGGCGGTTGCAAGACAGAGCAGCAGTACAAAGACGTAGATGCTCGGCCAACCGAGAACGGAGGTCAGCGCCCCGCCAATCAGCGGACCTGCGGTCAGGCCCAGATATACGCCCGCAACGGCAATACCGATGGCAGCCCCGCGCCGTGAGGGCGGATACACGATCGAGAGAAGTGCAATTGCGTTACTGATAACACAGGCAAATCCGATGCCTGCCACTACCTGACAGGCGAGCAACATCCCGATGGAGATTGAGAACGGGGCGGTAAACGCGGCAAGAGCGGCGAGGCAGAGACCACCCACGAACACTTTCCGCAGACCGAAGATGTCGGCGAGCCGCGCCGCAGGTACAAGAAACACGACGGAACTTATCAGGTACGCCGTGGAAAGCATGGCAAGTGTTTCTGCGGGGACGGCAAAA
The window above is part of the Methanocorpusculum vombati genome. Proteins encoded here:
- a CDS encoding MFS transporter yields the protein MDNNQIYTGRKLLVILLAVTLASFLTPIYTSMVNIAIPAIGESFAVPAETLAMLSTAYLISSVVFLVPAARLADIFGLRKVFVGGLCLAALAAFTAPFSISIGMLLACQVVAGIGFACVISNAIALLSIVYPPSRRGAAIGIAVAGVYLGLTAGPLIGGALTSVLGWPSIYVFVLLLCLATAVMVRFSIRAELFTTPGQPFDLRGSVLYGVMVLFLMFGLINLPDPLAVAGLVFGVVLLLIFISFEAKTRYPVFPVRLFTENRVFARANITTMINYGATFAVSFFMSLYLQVIGALTPMEAGFVMIAMPVVQMIFSPVAGKLSDTIGGRVLMTTGLVVTGIGMAMFGFIGTEYNPAAITLNLAVIGFGIALFGAPNTNLVLGSVDRRDSGSANSILATMRQMGMVISMAAATCCIILFTGAGAELGSNPGGLVAAMHLTFALGAVLSFAGAVVGWTAVPAKR